In Vicia villosa cultivar HV-30 ecotype Madison, WI unplaced genomic scaffold, Vvil1.0 ctg.000025F_1_1, whole genome shotgun sequence, one genomic interval encodes:
- the LOC131622191 gene encoding uncharacterized protein LOC131622191: MDDLNQKALEDKWFSSVLSKKRSAEARLHRKRQLQSKRAKKLNGLQKENVGKTTPISSHDNAHARIPFSTISQNIPSSSNSVITNLQKTHASSVISNLANSLNKKRPRVVTCRNINMRGTNLKNKFDNVVGECGSTSSKNSPLHTTEINELFEDDNEEDNMHDDSSESWSSDDSMVMDEDEEDMDNQAVMVNALPSGDFYDIGDPVFECPKCGANMWYLERKTKCRQTLSPKFTMCCGDGKVQIPLLREPPPVLQKLLFDQTNPESKLFQQQIRLFNMMFAFTSPGAKMDNRFNNGRGPPNYRIQGQSCHRIGSMLPLPGQNPRFAQLYIYDTEHEIQHRVNGFKTKDGIDLDIVKKLSSMLYQHNVHAQSFKMARDILSEGNVSDLKLRLISERRTDGRIYNQPTVSEVAALIVGDVDTAEKRDIIMHKQSGQLQRIDEYHTSYLGFQYPLLFPYGEDGYRPNIRHRNQDSNNRRNSESITGVADNEDVPWEQATKRNRLTIREWFPFRIQARKNEAQTVIRSRRLFQQFLVDGYTMMESERLRWLRKNQSKLRVGKYNYLADIRTNGHTDGANTGKRVVLPSSYVGSRRYMDQLYFDGMAICSYVGFPDLFITFTCNPNWPELKRVLASNNLTPADRPDLITRIFKMKFDELLSDLTKKSCMGKVLAYMYTIEFQKRGLPHAHILIFLHPSSKYPTPADIDRIISAEIPNKDTDGDLYNLVKSHMIHGPCGNANRSSQCMKDGKCSKYFPKDFRAETVVDQDGYPVYRRRDSGHTVIRNGIEVDNRFVVPYNAKLLLKFRTHINMEWCNQSTSIKYLFKYINKGYDRITAAIVMNENGCPIERQDIDEIKQYIDCRYVSPSEASWRIYGFPIHGRKPAVERLHFHCEGQHSVYYTDISNVSNVLEKPSVTESMFTAWFEANQKYTEAQQLTYSNFVSKFVYVKKKREWKPRQKGYTIGRLIWVPPTTGELYFLRMMLTHVKGPQNYSELKIVNNVKYDTFRDACFAMGFIGDDREFIAAISEAFQWGSGHYLRLLFVHMLLSSSINRPRHVWSKTRHLLSDGILYSQQTIANNRGLRLSEQEIYNLTLIEIEKLLQRNRKSLSDFPGMPKPQGYVPEEFGNKLIYKERNYNPDEQLQEFNMLYQNLTDEQRDVFKQIMMAVNNQNGGVFFLYGYGGTGKTYMWRTLASYIRSKKQICLTVASSGIASLLLPGGRTAHSKFKIPIPTLESSTCDINKGSDRGDLLKLSKLIIWDEAPMCHKFCFEALDKTMKDIMGGSKASNKIFGGKVIVFGGDFRQILPVIPRGSRSDIVLATINSSYIWDHCKVLKLTKNMRLQQSAKSTSSAELRHFSDWILTVGDGKISEPNDGYAEIDVPKDLLISDFDDPLKAIFENTYPNFAVNYNNVDFLQSRAILAGTIETVDQINQYILEFVPGQEKEYLSSDSVDTTNGDGNESFDVLTPEFLNALQTSGVPNHKIKLKIGTPIMLLRNIDQAEGLCNGTRLIVTKLVDHVIEAKIISGKNIGGIVYIARMDITPTQSPWPFRMTRRQFPIMVCYAMTIKKSQGQSLDFVGIYLPRSVFSHGQFYVAVSRVKSKKGLKILIHDKDKQPLSVTTNVVFKEVFENL; this comes from the exons ATGGATGATCTGAATCAAAAGGCTCTTGAAGATAAATGGTTTAGCAGTGTGTTAAGCAAAAAAAGATCAGCAGAAGCAAGACTTCATCGTAAACGTCAACTTCAATCCAAGAGAGCAAAGAAATTGAATGGTCTGCAGAAGGAGAATGTAGGCAAGACTACCCCAATTAGTAGTCATGATAATGCTCATGCAAGAATTCCATTTTCTACCATCTCTCAGAATATTCCAAGTTCCAGCAATTCGGTTATAACAAATTTGCAGAAAACTCATGCTTCCTCAGTGATCAGTAATCTTGCAAATTCGTTGAATAAAAAACGTCCAAGAGTTGTTACATGCAGAAACATCAATATGAGAGGGAcgaatttaaagaataaatttgATAACGTTGTTGGTGAATGTGGTTCTACATCTTCAAAAAACTCTCCATTACATACTACTGAAATCAATGAactttttgaagatgacaacgaAGAGGATAATATGCATGATGATTCGTCAGAGA GTTGGAGTTCAGATGACAGCATGGTTATGGACGAAGATGAAGAAGATATGGACAATCAAGCTGTAATGGTCAATGCACTACCATCAG GAGATTTTTACGACATAGGTGATCCAGTGTTTGAATGTCCAAAATGTGGTGCAAACATGTGGTATTTAGAAAGGAAGACCAAGTGTCGGCAAACATTAAGTCCTAAGTTCACAATGTGTTGCGGTGATGGTAAAGTTCAAATTCCTTTATTGAGAGAACCTCCACCGGTGTTACAGAAACTGCTGTTTGACCAAACAAACCCTGAATCAAAACTATTTCAACAACAAATACGTCTTTTCAACATGATGTTTGCATTTACGTCTCCGGGTGCTAAAATGGACAACCGTTTTAATAATGGTAGAGGTCCTCCGAATTACCGAATTCAAGGACAATCATGTCATCGTATAGGTAGCATGTTACCATTGCCAGGACAAAATCCCCGATTTGCACAACTCTATATATATGATACTGAACATGAAATACAACATAGAGTAAACGGATTCAA GACAAAAGACGGAATAGATCTTGACATAGTGAAAAAACTCTCTTCTATGTTATATCAACACAATGTTCATGCCCAGAGTTTTAAGATGGCAAGGGATATACTTTCCGAAGGCAATGTTTCTGACCTAAAGCTCCGTCTTATTTCCGAGCGACGCACCGATGGGAGAATTTATAATCAACCAACTGTTTCTGAAGTTGCTGCTCTAATTGTTGGTGATGTTGACACTGCTGAGAAAAGGGACATAATAATGCACAAACAGAGTGGACAACTTCAAAGAATAGATGAATATCATACATCATATTTGGGATTTCAATATCCATTGCTTTTCCCTTATGGCGAAGATGGTTACAGGCCGAACATTAGACACCGTAATCAAGATTCCAACAATAGACGTAACTCAGAATCAATAACTGGAGTAGCCGACAATGAGGATGTTCCGTGGGAGCAAGCAACTAAAAGAAATAGGCTCACAATTAGAGAGTGGTTTCCATTTCGTATTCAAGCCAGAAAGAATGAGGCCCAAACAGTTATCAGATCAAGAAGGTTATTTCAACAGTTTTTGGTTGATGGTTATACAATGATGGAATCTGAGAGACTTCGATGGTTAAGAAAAAATCAATCTAAACTTAGAGTTGGAAAGTATAACTATCTAGCAGATATCAGAACCAATGGACATACCGATGGTGCAAACACAGGGAAAAGAGTTGTCCTTCCATCGTCCTATGTTGGTAGTCGCagatacatggatcaactttactTTGATGGAATGGCAATATGTAGTTATGTTGGATTTCCCGATCTATTCATAACGTTTACGTGTAATCCAAACTGGCCGGAATTGAAACGTGTACTTGCTTCTAATAATTTGACACCAGCAGATCGGCCGGACCTCATAACGAGAATATTTAAGATGAAATTCGATGAGTTACTGTCAGATTTGACTAAAAAAAGTTGTATGGGGAAAGTTCTTGCGT ATATGTACACAATTGAGTTTCAGAAGAGAGGCCTTCCCCACGCTCATATTTTGATATTTCTACATCCATCCAGCAAATATCCAACACCTGCTGATATTGACCGTATTATATCTGCCGAAATTCCGAACAAGGACACCGACGGAGACTTATATAATTTGGTAAAAAGTCACATGATACACGGACCTTGCGGAAACGCAAACCGGTCTTCGCAATGTATGAAGGATGGTAAATGTTCCAAATACTTTCCTAAAGACTTTCGGGCTGAGACAGTTGTCGATCAAGATGGTTATCCGGTTTACAGAAGAAGGGACAGCGGTCACACTGTCATTAGGAATGGTATAGAGGTTGACAATAGATTTGTTGTTCCTTACAATGCAAAATTGTTGTTGAAGTTCAGAACTCATATTAATATGGAATGGTGCAATCAAAGCACAtccataaaatatttgtttaaatacaTCAACAAAGGCTATGATCGAATAACAGCTGCaattgttatgaatgaaaatggaTGTCCTATTGAGCGTCAAGATATTGATGAAATCAAGCAGTATATTGACTGTAGGTATGTTTCTCCAAGCGAAGCATCCTGGAGGATTTATGGTTTCCCCATTCATGGAAGGAAACCAGCTGTGGAAAGATTACACTTCCATTGCGAAGGTCAACATTCAGTCTACTATACTGACATCAGCAATGTTTCCAATGTCCTTGAGAAACCAAGTGTAACTGAATCGATGTTTACGGCATGGTTTGAAGCTAATCAGAAATACACCGAAGCTCAACAGTTAACTTATAGcaattttgtttcaaagtttGTATATGTCAAAAAGAAAAGAGAGTGGAAACCCAGGCAGAAGGGTTACACAATTGGCAGGTTAATTTGGGTTCCTCCAACTACAGGAGAATTGTACTTTCTCAGAATGATGCTTACACATGTGAAGGGCCCTCAAAATTATTCAGAACTGAAAATAGTTAACAACGTCAAGTACGATACTTTCCGTGATGCATGTTTTGCAATGGGCTTTATTGGGGATGATCGTGAATTTATAGCTGCTATTTCAGAGGCATTTCAGTGGGGTTCTGGCCACTATTTAAGATTGCTTTTTGTCCACATGTTGCTGTCAAGTAGCATTAACAGACCAAGGCATGTATGGAGCAAAACAAGGCATCTTCTATCTGATGGAATTCTTTACTCTCAACAGACTATTGCCAACAACAGAG GTTTGAGGTTATCAGAACAAGAAATATACAATCTGACATTGATTGAGATAGAAAAGCTACTACAACGTAACCGTAAGAGCCTGAGCGACTTTCCTGGGATGCCAAAACCACAAGGATATGTCCCCGAAGAATTTGGCAACAAGCTTATTTACAAAGAGCGGAACTACAATCCCGATGAACAACTTCAAGAATTTAACATGCTGTATCAGAATCTCACAG ATGAACAAAGGGATGTATTTAAGCAAATCATGATGGCCGTGAATAACCAGAATGGAGGCGTGTTCTTTCTTTATGGTTACGGCGGTACAGGCAAAACCTATATGTGGAGAACACTAGCTTCTTATATAAGATCAAAGAAACAAATATGTCTGACAGTTGCTTCTTCTGGAATTGCCTCACTATTACTTCCAGGTGGCCGGACGGCGCATTCTAAATTCAAAATTCCGATTCCCACGCTTGAATCTTCCACATGCGACATAAACAAAGGGAGCGATAGAGGTGATCTACTAAAACTATCAAAGTTGATAATCTGGGACGAGGCTCCAATGTGTCACAAATTTTGTTTTGAGGCATTGGATAAAACTATGAAGGATATCATGGGTGGATCCAAagcatcaaataaaatatttggaGGTAAGGTAATAGTCTTTGGCGGTGATTTCAGGCAAATTCTTCCAGTTATTCCAAGAGGCAGCCGCTCGGATATAGTTCTTGCTACAATAAATTCATCATACATATGGGATCACTGCAAGGTTTTGAAACTCACAAAGAATATGCGACTACAGCAGTCGGCAAAATCCACCAGTTCTGCAGAGTTAAGACATTTCTCAGATTGGATTTTAACTGTTGGAGATGGGAAGATATCAGAACCAAATGATGGTTACGCAGAGATCGACGTTCCTAAAGATCTGTTgatctctgattttgatgatccCCTCAAGGCAATATTTGAAAACACCTATCCAAATTTTGCCGTTAACTACAATAACGTGGATTTTCTACAGTCAAGGGCAATATTAGCTGGAACCATAGAGACTGTTGATCAAATCAATCAGTATATTTTAGAATTTGTTCCCG GTCAAGAGAAAGAGTATTTAAGCTCGGATTCAGTTGATACAACAAACGGTGACGGCAATGAATCTTTTGATGTTTTAACTCCAGAATTTTTGAATGCCTTGCAAACTTCCGGTGTCCCCAATCATAAAATCAAATTGAAGATCGGTACACCAATAATGCTGCTCAGGAATATTGACCAAGCAGAAGGGCTTTGCAATGGAACACGTCTCATTGTTACCAAACTGGTCGATCATGTTATAGAAGCAAAAATTATTTCTGGAAAGAACATTGGTGGTATTGTATACATTGCACGAATGGATATAACTCCGACTCAATCACCATGGCCCTTCCGAATGACCAGAAGACAGTTTCCTATAATGGTATGCTACGCTATGACAATTAAAAAATCTCAAGGTCAATCTTTAGATTTCGTCGGTATATATTTGCCAAGAAGCGTGTTCAGTCATGGTCAATTTTATGTGGCAGTCTCAAGAGTAAAGAGCAAAAAGGGTCTAAAGATCTTAATTCACGACAAAGACAAACAACCATTGTCGGTGACGACGAATGTCGTTTTCAAAGAAGTCTTTGAAAATTTATAA